One segment of Erigeron canadensis isolate Cc75 chromosome 2, C_canadensis_v1, whole genome shotgun sequence DNA contains the following:
- the LOC122587644 gene encoding uncharacterized protein LOC122587644: MQKLTKTVEANQEFTQAQFKILESRITENGPQITPRNLFATPVSSALPGFAPFSTTIPTASRNFGSNIPQNTQAAGTSANAGSGLPNENNFTRSFGYTNPLHEQGTNEYIAREFQMIKEMISSVPGFCNPIPKVNPASYLINIYGDRIANVEIPKKFHVPNMKPYNGTADPQEHIALYLEKMETVSIPYNLKEVCLCRSFGSTLSGSTLKMAAEFAPRSINSFADLTNLFYSHFSCSRTFEKLTDDLYKITQKQHESLRDFMTRFTKESLNIPKLNMLTAIQALQRGLHQGSKFQEDFIMTPCGNLDEAKARAARFTRLEENELTTAKLEALSYDRPNRKTETPVFKPRHKPYTRHVQIQFGAVEEEEGVEYPALSTYCFTVGIPGLIMALRNLGDKVRWTQKKNNDGYFKKKDTSQWCAYHEDFCHITEDCKMLRREICILLSNGYLTELMGRKKAKDVEGMDLTKPKPAQKADSPPANAKVINTISGGSEVCGTSYSAAKGFAKQNKAEKREKNVKKASISDLDTISFEDDDFDDIIEPHHDGLVVTLFIANHYVRRILINNGGSVNIIKLETLRRMDISEDNIIGKISPLIGFSGETKYTVGEIKLPVYVEGLNSMQKFCVVDVLPGCNIILGRPWIHEMRVVPSTYHQCVKISTPWGVVTVKGDQQEAKECYTSSMKSTAKPTAQ, translated from the exons ATGCAG AAACTTACTAAAACGGTTGAAGCAAATCAGGAATTTACTCAAGCACAATTTAAAATCTTGGAGTCCAGGATCACAGAAAATGGGCCCCAGATTACTCCAAGAAATTTGTTTGCAACTCCAGTATCATCTGCACTTCCTGGATTTGCGCCATTCAGCACAACGATCCCAACTGCATCCCGAAATTTTGGGAGTAATATCCCACAAAATACGCAGGCTGCTGGGACATCTGCTAATGCAGGATCAGGTTTACCTAATGAGAATAATTTTACTAGATCATTCGGTTATACTAACCCATTGCATGAACAAGGAACAAATGAATATATCGCAAGAGAATTTCAGATGATTAAGGAAATGATCTCAAGTGTTCCTGGATTTTGCAATCCAATTCCAAAAGTCAATCCTGCTTCTTATCTCATCAATATATATGGTGATAGGATTGCGAATGTGGAAATTCCAAAGAAATTCCATGTGCCAAACATGAAGCCATACAACGGAACTGCTGATCCACAGGAACATATCGCATTATATTTGGAGAAAATGGAGACTGTGTCCATTCCCTACAACCTGAAGGAAGTATGCTTGTGCAGAAGCTTTGGTTCCACATTATCTGGCTCAACCTTAAAAATGGCTGCAGAGTTTGCCCCTCGATCCATAAACTCTTTTGCTgatttaactaatttattttaCAGTCATTTTTCATGCAGTAGAACTTTTGAGAAATTAACTGACGACTTATATAAAATTACTCAAAAACAACATGAATCACTTAGAGATTTTATGACTAGGTTTACTAAAGAATCTCTTAATATTCCTAAGTTAAATATGTTAACTGCTATTCAAGCTTTGCAGAGAGGTCTCCATCAGGGATCCAAGTTCCAAGAGGATTTCATCATGACACCATGCGGAAACTTGGATGAAGCAAAAGCAAGAGCAGCAAGGTTCACCAGACTAGAAGAAAACGAACTGACAACAGCAAAACTGGAAGCTTTGTCTTATGATCGACCGAATCGCAAGACTGAGACTCCAGTCTTCAAGCCAAGGCATAAACCATATACAAGACATGTTCAGATTCAATTTGGtgctgttgaagaagaagaaggggttGAGTACCCTGCGCTATCAACATATTGCTTCACTGTTGGCATACCTGGCTTGATAATGGCCTTGAGAAACCTTGGAGATAAGGTCAGATGgacacaaaagaaaaataatgatggctacttcaagaagaaggatACCAGCCAATGGTGTGCCTACCATGAAGACTTTTGTCACATCACTGAAGATTGCAAAATGCTAAGAAGAGAGATTTGCATACTCTTATCCAATGGGTATTTGACAGAGTTGATGGGAAGAAAGAAGGCTAAAGACGTTGAAGGCATGGATCTCACCAAGCCGAAACCTGCCCAAAAAGCGGATTCTCCACCAGCAAATGCTAAAGTAATTAACACTATTTCTGGTGGGTCAGAAGTTTGTGGAACCAGTTATTCAGCAGCCAAAGGATTTGCAAAGCAAAATAAGGCAGAAAAAAGGGAGAAGAATGTGAAGAAGGCTTCTATTTCGGACTTAGATACTATCTCCTTTGAAGATGACGACTTTGATGACATTATAGAGCCCCATCATGATGGTTTGGTCGTTACTCTCTTTATTGCTAACCACTATGTTCGCAGGATTTTGATAAATAATGGAGGCTCTGTGAATATAATCAAATTGGAAACATTAAGGAGAATGGATATTTCTGAAGACAACATTATTGGCAAAATATCTCCACTAATTGGTTTCAGTGGAGAAACCAAATATACTGTAGGAGAGATCAAATTGCCAGTATATGTTGAAGGACTGAACTCCATGCAGAAATTTTGTGTGGTGGATGTTCTCCCAGGTTGCAATATAATCCTAGGAAGACCATGGATTCACGAAATGAGGGTGGTACCATCGACATACCACCAATGTGTTAAGATTTCAACACCTTGGGGGGTGGTTACTGTCAAAGGTGATCAACAAGAGGCAAAGGAATGTTATACATCAAGCATGAAGTCAACAGCAAAGCCTACTGCCCAATAG